A stretch of DNA from Meiothermus cerbereus DSM 11376:
CGACGAGCCGCTCACCAAAGCCTTGCTGGCTGGGGGTACCACCGCCATTGCCTACGAAACAGTGCAGCTCGAGGACGGCTCGCTACCTCTGCTGCTGCCCATGAGCGAGGTGGCGGGGCGCATGGCGCCGCAGGTGGGGGCGGCTGCGCTGGAGAAACCCCACGGTGGGCGCGGCGTGCTTTTGGGTGGTGTGCCGGGGGTGGCTCCGGCCAGCGTGGTGATTATCGGTGGTGGTATCGTGGGTACCAACGCCGCCAAGATTGCCCTGGGTATGGGAGCGCAAGTAACCATCCTGGATGTCAGCAAGGCCCGCATGCAGTACCTTGACGATGTGTTTGGTGGGAGGGTTATCACCCTTTCCTCCACCGAAGCCAATGTGGCGGCCTCTATTCGCCACGCCGACCTTTTGATTGGGGCGGTGCTGATTCCTGGGGCCAAGGCGCCCAAGCTGATTACCCGCGAGATGCTTTCCACCATGAAAGAGGGCTCGGTGATTGTTGACGTGGCCGTGGACCAGGGGGGATGTGTCGAGACCATTCACCCCACCACCCATGCCGACCCCACCTACGTGGTAGACGGCGTGGTGCACTACGGTGTGGCCAATATGCCGGGGGCGGTACCGCGCACTTCCACCTTTGCCCTTACCAATCAGACCCTGCCCTACCTGCTCAAGCTAGCCGAGAAAGGCCTGGATGCCTTGCGCGAAGATCCCGCCCTGATGCTCGGCCTCAACACCCACCAGGGCCAGCTGACCTGCCACGGGGTGGCCGAAGCCTTTGGTCTGCCCTACGTTGAACCCAGGGCGGCCCTGTAGCGTCCTCTTCAAGCGGCACACCCCTCAGGCCGTTCGGCAAAAAGAGCGTGGCCCGATGCTGCAGGGAGTGCGCTCTGTCCCGAAGGGGATCGTCCCATTGGTGCACGGGCACCGCCCGTCCCGAAGGGGATCGTCCCATTGGTGTACGGGCACCGCCCGGAATGATATGAACCCCGCCTGAATCGTTCCGTTACGGAGAGGTTAGGGCATCATCGTTTTTCAGGCTGTTGCTACCCGCGCTTCAGGCGGGGCTCCAGAAAAAGAACAAATCAAAGACATTTCTTATGACTTTGCTCGAGGTGAAGCGTCATGGCAGCAGGGGGCTGTGCACCCAAACCCAGCGTCGGCGGTGCTTATGGGCGGAGGCCGCAAAAGAACCTCGAGGTCAGGAAGATTTTTGCTGATGCATGGCG
This window harbors:
- the ald gene encoding alanine dehydrogenase — its product is MVIGVPKEIKTLENRVALTPGGVTSLVRRGHKVLVQEGAGVGSGLSDAEYQKAGAEIVSAQEAWAADLVVKVKEPIAEEYKYLRQGLILFTYLHLAADEPLTKALLAGGTTAIAYETVQLEDGSLPLLLPMSEVAGRMAPQVGAAALEKPHGGRGVLLGGVPGVAPASVVIIGGGIVGTNAAKIALGMGAQVTILDVSKARMQYLDDVFGGRVITLSSTEANVAASIRHADLLIGAVLIPGAKAPKLITREMLSTMKEGSVIVDVAVDQGGCVETIHPTTHADPTYVVDGVVHYGVANMPGAVPRTSTFALTNQTLPYLLKLAEKGLDALREDPALMLGLNTHQGQLTCHGVAEAFGLPYVEPRAAL